Within the candidate division WOR-3 bacterium genome, the region CTCGATACAACACTATCCTAGCCGCTCCAGCGCCGCGGTCAAGTGCGGCGGATGGTACGGCTAGCGCGTGACAACGACCTTTCGGACGGCCCGCGCCTGCGCTTGCGCTCCTGCTACCCTGACGAAATAGACGCCGGGAGCCAGACTGCTGACGTCATTGGCTCCATCGCCAAGCTCCGCGACCTTCCGCCCCATCGCATCCATCAACCAGCTTGGGCTTGCGCTTGTGCCTTTCTTCAGCCAGAGCACCGTTCCCACAAAGTTCACTCCGGCATACGAGCTTGGCACTGCCGGTTGCTCGCCTTCGCCAACCGCCGTGACGAGCGAATCGTGCTTGTAGTACATCTCCGAGTTGCCGTCGCGGTAGTCAGACCACACAACGTGAAGGTTGAACTGGGAGGCTGCTACCGAGGGACGCTCCCGAGTGCCCGTCGTGTCCGTGACATCAATCGGCGTGCTCCAAGTCCCGGATGGCAAGCGCTGGCTATAACGAAGCTGGCCAACAGAGCTGGAGGAATCGCTCCTGCCCACCCATACTGCATGGCCGCTGCCATCAAGCGTGAACGCCACCTGCCCGATGTCCTGGTCATAGGACGAACCTGATTCGGAAACCGTGTCGCACGTCTGCCAGCTGCCTCCGGCTCGCCGGTTGTGGATTATGCGGAGCCTTGTCCCGCTCGGCTCGTAGCCTTCCCAGATCGCGTGCGGCTCGCCGGTCGCCGGGTCAACCGCGACCGACGGATACATCTGGTGGCGCGAGCCGTTGGAGACGTTCTCCATCGCTCCCCATGTAGAATCGGCCCGGGCTGTGTACCAGACGTTGTAGTAGCCGCTGGGGCCGTTCCGCCCGTGCCAGACCACGTGCACGCTGTTGTCCGGCCCACCCGCGATTGCCGGGTAGACCTTGTAGTTGGAGTTCAGTTCCAGGTCAACCTGCGCCTGCCAGACCGTATCGATGAGTTCGCGATAGGCGATGCAGCTGCCGCCGCCCGGCTTGACCTCCCGCCAGACCGCGTGGACATGGCCGTCCGGCGTCGCCGCCAGGTTGGGGCTCTCGCGGGTGAAGCCAGTGCCGCCGTTGGACAGGAGCCGTGCAACTGAATCCCAACCGCCGTTCCCTTCGCCTTCGGGCAGGCAGGTCTTGTAGTAGATGAAAGCGTCGGCTCCGTCCGACGTGTCGTTGCCCCAGGCTGCGACGACGCGACCCGTGGAGCCGACGGTGATGGCCGGGTACTTGTTGTGCGTGCTGGCAGCGTAGAGGTCAGCGCTCAGCATCGTATCCTGGGTCCAGCCGGCGCCGGGATTGAACCGCTTGTAGTAGACCTGGAACCGGTAAGTGCCCAGGCCCGAGTTCATCACGTACCAGATGACGTGAATCCGTCCCGCCGAGTCTACGGCAACCCGACGCTGCCCGCTCCAGTAGCTGTTGTCTGAGTACGAGTTGTCAGTCAGCCTGACATCCGGGTCCCAGGCTGCGGCCATCCCTACCGCCAGCAGCAATGCAGCAACGATGCTAAGCTTCACGATGCCTCCCTATCTCACGATCAGAACCTCGTCGGCGGCCGACAGAAAGTAGACAGCAATCAGCATGCAGCATTCGGCATCCCGGAATCGCGCCGAATCCTCATTCTTCTCGCGAACATGCTAGTCCGAACTACGGCCTTGTCAACCCACCCGTCCGCTGCGGCCAGCCGCAGGAGTCCGCGTCTACTTGGCGATAGCCAGCTTCGTCGTCA harbors:
- a CDS encoding T9SS type A sorting domain-containing protein, whose translation is MKLSIVAALLLAVGMAAAWDPDVRLTDNSYSDNSYWSGQRRVAVDSAGRIHVIWYVMNSGLGTYRFQVYYKRFNPGAGWTQDTMLSADLYAASTHNKYPAITVGSTGRVVAAWGNDTSDGADAFIYYKTCLPEGEGNGGWDSVARLLSNGGTGFTRESPNLAATPDGHVHAVWREVKPGGGSCIAYRELIDTVWQAQVDLELNSNYKVYPAIAGGPDNSVHVVWHGRNGPSGYYNVWYTARADSTWGAMENVSNGSRHQMYPSVAVDPATGEPHAIWEGYEPSGTRLRIIHNRRAGGSWQTCDTVSESGSSYDQDIGQVAFTLDGSGHAVWVGRSDSSSSVGQLRYSQRLPSGTWSTPIDVTDTTGTRERPSVAASQFNLHVVWSDYRDGNSEMYYKHDSLVTAVGEGEQPAVPSSYAGVNFVGTVLWLKKGTSASPSWLMDAMGRKVAELGDGANDVSSLAPGVYFVRVAGAQAQARAVRKVVVTR